A single Dermacentor variabilis isolate Ectoservices chromosome 9, ASM5094787v1, whole genome shotgun sequence DNA region contains:
- the LOC142557138 gene encoding uncharacterized protein LOC142557138: MSKPRPRRLYKQRSCFVPLCTSGYRPNTKRVSMFCAPRDPARLSEWETRIRRADKRLTPAAVVCERHFEDSCIERTFKIVVDGVVNEIARDIPRLKPDAVPTVFEDYSAHPVPKKRFQRKVISFCEQEVAHGPGARNGETKAAESCFTVDEESDSRDNVSFSDESARSAESEQEEHLGSREGEADTICEKPNGNGRTRTSPDCRKGHAFDGIQIPETWTRVPCLSEGSLAYGCCQMQENIFSHLFIERMVVFGAASPDQAAVTATVYLRGRESFKEVLTTRCEAEEFIRDIDAVSLCKGCGVKPTSAKYTSYREMYFAEKCLIIAGSKGESCVRCKHAQKLAQRKICKVKK, from the coding sequence ATGTCAAAGCCAAGACCAAGACGCCTTTACAAGCAAAGATCATGTTTCGTGCCGTTGTGTACGAGCGGATACCGACCTAACACAAAGCGTGTCTCAATGTTCTGCGCCCCACGCGACCCCGCGCGGCTTTCGGAGTGGGAGACGAGAATTAGGAGAGCGGACAAGAGGCTGACACCGGCAGCTGTGGTATGTGAAAGACACTTCGAAGACAGTTGTATCGAGCGCACCTTCAAGATAGTCGTCGACGGCGTGGTAAACGAGATCGCCAGGGACATACCCCGCCTGAAGCCGGATGCCGTCCCCACCGTTTTCGAAGATTACTCTGCTCACCCCGTTCCCAAAAAGCGATTCCAGAGGAAGGTGATAAGCTTTTGTGAGCAAGAGGTAGCGCATGGTCCGGGCGCGCGGAACGGAGAAACGAAGGCAGCCGAATCGTGCTTTACCGTCGACGAAGAGTCGGACAGCCGCGACAACGTCTCCTTTTCGGATGAATCAGCGAGATCCGCGGAAAGTGAGCAAGAGGAGCACCTCGGTTCCAGAGAAGGGGAGGCGGACACCATTTGTGAAAAACCGAACGGAAACGGGCGCACGCGCACGTCTCCGGACTGTCGGAAAGGGCACGCGTTCGACGGCATTCAGATTCCAGAAACATGGACGAGGGTGCCTTGTCTGTCAGAAGGCAGCCTAGCGTACGGCTGTTGCcaaatgcaagaaaatatttTTTCGCATCTGTTTATAGAGAGGATGGTTGTATTTGGAGCAGCCTCGCCTGATCAAGCTGCTGTCACGGCTACTGTTTACTTGAGGGGCAGGGAAAGTTTTAAGGAAGTTCTCACAACGCGGTGCGAAGCAGAAGAATTTATCAGAGATATCGATGCGGTGTCCTTATGCAAAGGCTGTGGTGTGAAGCCAACCTCGGCCAAGTACACGTCGTACAGAGAGATGTATTTTGCAGAGAAATGCCTTATAATTGCTGGTTCGAAAGGTGAATCCTGCGTGCGCTGCAAACATGCACAAAAGCTTGCACAACGCAAAATATGCaaggtaaaaaaataa
- the LSm7 gene encoding U6 snRNA-associated Sm-like protein LSm7 has translation MSAAANTGEKEKKRKESIVDLSKYLDKAIRVKFQGGREATGILKGYDPLLNLVIDNATEFLRDPDDPYKLTDDTRTLGLVVCRGTAVVVICPVDGMESIPNPFVQHEG, from the coding sequence ATGTCGGCGGCAGCCAACACCGGGGAGAAGGAGAAGAAGCGGAAAGAGAGCATCGTCGACCTCTCCAAGTACCTGGACAAAGCCATTCGCGTCAAGTTCCAGGGCGGTCGCGAAGCCACCGGCATCCTCAAGGGCTACGACCCGCTGTTGAACTTGGTCATCGACAATGCCACGGAGTTTCTGCGAGACCCTGACGACCCGTACAAGCTCACCGACGACACGCGGACGCTTGGACTCGTTGTGTGTCGCGGAACTGCGGTGGTTGTGATCTGTCCGGTGGACGGGATGGAATCCATTCCCAACCCGTTTGTGCAACACGAAGGCTGA
- the BicD gene encoding microtubule-associated protein Bicaudal D yields METSAGVKDSEIRAENEALKLELERLHRELAQTSHEKIQSAQYGLVLLDEKQALQQRCDEFEAMYDTTKHEMEILKEALAKVQTSQKVSTTTGIEQEESLLQETATKEASLTSSLQELEKELKQVRQELSRVLAEKERLQNENYEITKHGDVSDWERKNLRSELKDMKLREQRLLTDNNELEEENISLQKQVSSLRSSQVEFEGAKHEVRRLKEEVESLNAQLEEVGSLRRIAEQQLQEALEALQSEREQKYALRRELDQRLTAESPVFHLDGLSFAGFRLGNANPDESNRVEDEDGDSGAPVLKQIEADFINQPMEQKGEGSTTCRPSTVGDLFSELHLTEIRKLEKQLEQLETEKGHLSGCLEDAQQQLEKLRSIPGGDQRLVLARLVEPIRALIALHGEEVGTDGTENDMDDVTKLQKLLDKHEQRYRKALQQIAQLQAELDGMAETADGEADTVMSGKLRDEIANLKNKVHDYEQIMAEIKEDLGVVSEFTDETRNRLGAAQEELLAVSEDLAQLYHHVCTVNGETPSRVVLDHAKGSRPAEEGETPVATEDTPSSEKAPSDSSPIEKLKTELFRQALLRENAVDPSQCATLSETLRDQVRHLRVAVETTMEMGRSRAPPIGDGMAGTAEEEELQEQVIKLKSLLSTKREQIATLRAVLKANKRTAEVALTNLKSKYETEKAVVSETMTKLRHELKSLKEDAATFASLRAMFAARCEEYVAQLDDLQRQLAAAEDERKTLNSLLRMAIHQKLALTQRLEDMEMDRERSHLRRHTGTPRRGPSQQSGSAQQQQQQRGSPHHSSLPFFGYGGSHQRRDY; encoded by the exons ATGGAAACTAGTGCTGGAGTCAAGGACAGCGAAATCCGAGCCGAAAATGAAGCTCTCAAGCTCGAACTGGAGCGGCTCCATCGCGAGCTCGCTCAGACCAGCCACGAAAAGATCCAGTCAGCCCAGTACGGTCTCGTGCTGTTGGACGAGAAGCAAGCACTGCAGCAAAGATGCGACGAGTTCGAAGCCATGTACGACACCACGAAGCACGAGATGGAAATACTTAAAGAG GCCCTCGCCAAGGTGCAGACGAGCCAGAAAGTGTCCACAACTACTGGCATCGAGCAGGAAGAGAGCCTTCTCCAGGAAACTGCAACCAAGGAAGCTTCACTGACATCCTCCCTCCAGGAATTGGAAAAGGAGCTGAAACAG GTTCGCCAGGAGCTCAGTCGGGTCCTGGCCGAAAAGGAGCGGCTTCAGAATGAGAACTACGAGATCACGAAGCACGGCGATGTGTCTGACTGGGAGCGCAAGAACCTGCGCTCGGAGCTGAAAGACATGAAGCTCAGGGAACAGAGGCTGCTCACGGACAACAACGAACTCGAGGAAGAGAACATCTCTTTGCAAAAACAggtctcgtcgttgcgctcgtcTCAG GTGGAGTTTGAAGGCGCCAAGCATGAGGTGCGCCGCCTGAAGGAAGAGGTGGAATCACTGAACGCCCAGCTTGAGGAGGTGGGCTCACTTCGGCGCATCGCCGAGCAGCAGCTGCAGGAAGCATTAGAAGCACTCCAGTCGGAGCGAGAGCAGAAGTACGCTCTTCGGCGGGAGCTGGACCAGCGGCTGACGGCCGAGTCGCCCGTGTTCCACCTCGATGGTCTCTCCTTCGCGGGCTTTCGGCTCGGAA ATGCCAATCCAGACGAGAGCAACCGGGTCGAAGATGAGGATGGCGATTCTGGCGCGCCTGTGCTCAAGCAAATTGAGGCGGACTTCATCAACCAACCTATGGAACAGA AAGGAGAAGGGTCCACAACCTGTCGGCCATCTACGGTGGGCGACCTCTTCAGCGAACTGCACCTTACCGAGATCAGGAAGCTCGAGAAGCAGCTTGAACAG CTCGAGACGGAGAAAGGCCACCTGTCGGGATGCCTGGAGGACGCCCAACAACAGCTGGAGAAGCTGCGCTCAATACCTGGTGGAGACCAGAGGCTTGTTCTGGCGAGGCTGGTTGAACCGATTCGGGCCCTCATTGCTTTGCATGGCGAGGAAGTGGGCACCGACGGCACTGAGAAT GACATGGACGACGTGACCAAGTTGCAGAAACTCCTCGACAAGCACGAGCAGCGCTACCGCAAGGCCCTCCAGCAGATTGCCCAGCTTCAGGCCGAGCTGGATGGCATGGCTGAAACTGCCGATGGCGAAGCAGATACGGTCATGAGTGGCAAGCTCAGAGATGAGATTGCCAACCTGAAGAACAAG GTTCACGACTATGAGCAAATCATGGCAGAAATCAAGGAGGACTTGGGTGTCGTCAGCGAGTTCACTGATGAGACACGCAACAGGCTTGGTGCTGCACAG GAGGAGCTTCTGGCAGTTTCTGAAGACCTAGCGCAACTGTATCACCACGTCTGCACTGTGAACGGCGAGACTCCGAGTCGTGTTGTACTAGATCATGCAAAGGGGTCTCGGCCTGCTGAGGAAGGAGAAACTCCAG TGGCCACTGAGGACACACCCTCTTCAGAGAAGGCGCCATCCGATAGCTCTCCAATTGAGAAGCTCAAAACCGAACTCTTCCGCCAGGCTCTGCTCCGTGAGAATGCTGTTGACCCATCGCAGTGTGCAACCCTCAGCGAAACACTTCGCGATCAAGTCCGGCATCTACGCGTTGCTGTGGAAACAACCATGGAGATGGGACGCAGTCGCGCGCCCCCGATTGGTGACGGTATGGCCGGCACCGCCGAGGAGGAAGAACTCCAGGAGCAGGTCATCAAGCTCAAGTCGCTCCTGTCGACGAAGCGGGAACAAATTGCGACCCTCCGTGCCGTGCTCAAGGCCAACAAGCGGACCGCCGAGGTGGCCCTCACCAACCTCAAGTCCAAGTACGAAACGGAGAAAGCGGTTGTCAGTGAGACCATGACGAAGCTCCGGCACGAGCTCAAATCGCTCAAAGAGGACGCCGCGACGTTCGCCTCGTTGCGTGCAATGTTTGCGGCACGGTGCGAAGAATATGTGGCTCAGCTTGACGACCTCCAGCGGCAGCTCGCAGCTGCCGAGGACGAGCGCAAGACCCTCAACTCGCTCCTTCGCATGGCAATCCACCAGAAGCTGGCGCTGACGCAGAGGCTCGAGGACATGGAGATGGACCGGGAGCGATCGCACCTGCGAAGGCACACGGGCACGCCACGCCGAGGCCCCTCGCAGCAGAGCGGTtcggcgcagcagcagcaacagcagagaGGCAGTCCCCACCACTCTTCGCTGCCATTCTTCGGCTATGGCGGCAGTCACCAGCGTAGGGACTACTGA